TATGGACATAAAAATCCAATATATTGGGGCCAGGAAAAATGGGatacagaaaataaataccaAATCAAAGTCATATTCAGGACTGATacagattttttattaatttcctGAAAACCCTTTTCACATTCTTGGGCTTTTTGTTTCTCATAtcctttataatttattaaaagccaaGAAATTCCGTTCCAACTTTAGTTAGAAAACACAACACGTTTAATAAAACATTCACTCTTTAGAAAGTCCTTTAAATTGCCTTTAAATCCCCAGCCTGAATGCTTGATTCCCaggaacacacacacacacggtcggatacacgcacacacacagatgCACATCCCTGTTCTCATCACAGGCATTAGGGATAATGACTGCcataccaacaacaacaaaagcaacaataaCATCAACGACAACAACGgtaatcacaaaaaaaacaacaataacaatctGCTACTGCCAGAGGCGACACTTGTTTGCAAGGACACCGCAGAAATCCATAAATCCAAAGTCTACTATTGTGCGCCTTTTTATGGTCCTCTGCTCTTccagttgtttttttttatcctttttgtgattccctttttttgttatttttttttgtgcattaAATAGTAGGGGAAACGAACCTAGGGAAACTGAAATGTGCGAAATAAACGCACGGAAGGTGTGATAATCAGCTGTTGCCTGTTGAGCGCGGTAGATGTGGGCGATAACGCGTATTTACAGTTCGTTTGCCGAGTGCTTTCTGTCGCTTTTATTCACCCAATTCTTTCATAATTCCGCTACCGTTCCACTATCATACAATTgctgattttaaaatttgttctgTTAGTCGTTTACTAGTCGGGGTTTCCTGgtatttgtttacaatttttttattggcgAACTTGATTGGTTTTTTGTGGTGGAATTCGCGAAATAAAATCCGAGTCGGAGGGCCGCGCACCGCACACGTTGCGTTCAGGTTGAAAACAATTTGGCGGGTAGCTTATGGAACGGCCCGCATCCGACCATTGTGCCAGATACCGATTACAAACAAAGAAATATCGAAGAAACCAACAACCTGGCAACTCTATCCGCTCTCGCGGAAGTTTTCTCTCCAAACAAAGTCTGaataaaaaaagtcaaaattttACACGCAGGCCAATATATTAGCCAGAAAACCTactttttagtttagttttaagGTCTGGCACCTGATTTTATTATTGGAAAATCATTTTACAACTTTGAGAgagaattttaaaatctttgaGGCTGACGTTTTAAATGCCCGCCAAAATCAAAATGAGCGAAAGCTCCTCCATGAGAGCAACAATGGCACAGTGGCGCTGTCTGAAGGGGATTCCGGTGCAGGTGCGCCTACTTTGCCAATAATTTGGTATTCCATTCAGGCGTAAACTGGACAAATAGGGATCTAAGTAATAAGGCACTCCCTCTACTATTAATTGCACCTGTAATCCAAGGGTGACCGTAAAAGCAAAGAAACCAAAGTACCACCTGTGGACGTACCGTGGAGCATTTACGCTTAAACGAAGGCTTTAACTAAGCTCTCTCTCGAAAGCTAAAACTTAAGGAAATCTATTATAAGGAAATACACTAAGtctattctttaaaaaactcTAAAAATGTTGACTGAACTATTTATATAAtagttattttatatataaaataatatttttctttatttgatattcgaattaaaattataaataaatttgtctTCTTGCCGcatgtttctgtttttttaatagaatATATTGTATGATATGAAAAATATAGATTTTTAATAGATATAAGTTTCCACATTATATAACCTTAAACCTTTACaggttttattttctttcaattaAATCAAGTTTAAACtgctgttttaaatgattagTAAACTTTCCCCTTGATAACAGTATAGTGCAGTTTTACGAGCAACAGACCACCAAATTCGAATTTCCTTATCATTTTTATatactatttttaaattttccagCTCACTATCAGCAAGTAAACAAGTCCCTAGAACTTACACCTCTAAGGCCACagacaacaaacaaaatcttttcaatattaatttaataaatttcttttaaaCATCACACCACAAAATACACCgtaaattgttttattaattgaaGAGTGTAATAAAgtcaattgaaaatatttgcatagaTATCCCCAAATACTATATTTCAATTCACACTCACTGTCTAAATTATTGAATTCCGAGCAACTGCACAGACCGCTGATTAAATTCAAACTGAACACAATATCTTACCAGCTGGTGCCTTATAAAAGATTTCCGAACGTGGCAAACACAATAGCAACTATTGTTGTGCCCGAACTGGTAATCTTCGGTTCCATCTATCATGAAGCCGAAGCATTTAGAATCATTAGAAAATAAACTTGGGAGAAAGTTAAGCTTGTTgtttgtatgtatatgtatttctATTTCCCAATATTGAACACGAATTGCGTGATAATTATTGACGAATCTTTAAGACAAAACAGAAGTTctaaccaataaaaaaaacatgctCAATGACTCCCGGGATAATAGAGCTTTAGATTACGATGACAAATCATCCAAAATGTTGTTTCCATGTAGAATTAGATTAAGATAATTaaagatttatatttatactaaaaaaaagtttccatTATGCTTTAGTAAATAATTTGAAGATATGAAATAATTTATTGCAATTAATTTGACATATTTTTAGAACTTGTGCCAATAATTACTTCTGCGTGCCAAAATATTGGCTTTCCATTTTGTTTctgataattaaaattttgcatgtTGTTACCATAAGAATAATCGTTTTGCCTTCAGAAATGTTCAGTGACGAATGTCGCTTCACACTTCaacttttattatataattaaacaatattttgtattaaattgtatttattcAATGTTTTCTCAAGACGTCACTGCTTCCTGTTGGTGGCTTGTGGCCTGGCAAACTAATGTTTAGACCCGATTCGGGTGTCATTAAATTACAGTCGAGATGGTCATACAAATGACGCGATATTTAACCATACAAGCAAATTGGTAATTGCGtgattaaattatttgtttaagtAACCCCACAGAGTACTCACTATTCTAGGCACGTTGAAAATTATGAATGTGTGCGAATGGAATTGTTTTGGAATTTTCATACCTGCCTGGCCATATGTTAGCATTTGTAAgaattttgtttgaaaaagCAAAGTATTTATTACCCCAACGATTTATAGAAGCAATTGATACTCATATATGTATCTTCtgatatgtttttgttttatttctacTGAGTACCTACACGTTAGGGTTAtaacaaaaccctttttaTTAAAGCTAAAGACTGTTGGTCTCGCATACTTTTGTGTGAGCAAGAATATATTCATGTAACTGACCACTTATCGCCATATGCTGTCATTTTATGAAGTACCCAAATAGTGGGGGGCAACCTGAATCCGCACCTGGGCAACAACGAGCCTCTGGCGAAGcagacgacaaaaacaaacagaaacagaTGATCCCCCAGAGAGCAAGAAGGCCCCAACTGACAGAAAGAGCGGGAGAACCAGTTATCCAATTTGGGGGAATTTTGTGCATAATATGAGCAGTGGGATCAGCGCTGGAGCAGAGCTATCTCAGAGATACTTCGACCGTTGTTGTGACCAGATACTTCGAGCAGATAAACTCGATCTTCGCAGAAAAGATCTATTGCCAAAAAGcagctaaaaacaaaaacgaatcGAGGGTACAAACAAAAGGCACAAAAACAAATGTTTAACTAATTATTATTAGtgtttgttaattaaattaaaatggaCGCAGTGCCgcagcaaacaaacaacagcagcagccccTTCGACGGAGAAAAATGCCAGAAACTCAAGAGATTCGTGATTGTTGGCCTGCTGATCACGATTGGCATCTTGAGTTGGCACTTTTACGGTCAGAAAtctcttttattttaagagaaaatatatcttatatagtttatatttCTTCTCTTAGAGTACTTCCACAGCAAACCGCTTCCCAAGACGCCCGACGATGTGCTGACCCTCTCAAAGAATCTCTACGCGGAGGAACTGGAGGTCAGTCCATACCTCTACAAGGTGAACATTCAGGGAAAGACCTCATCTGGAGCCCACGATGATCGTGCCCCGAGAAAGTAAGTGCTCCTAGAAGGAGGACCTTTCctaacaaaatttaatttgttacCAACCCATTTCAGCCTCTTTGAACTGCATCAGGACTTGCTGGTTAGGGATGCCAACTCCACAACCGCCCTGCTGATGCGACTCTTTGACAACTATGAGTTggatgtgggcgtggcagaaCACTCCACTCCCGAACATGAACAGGAGCAGCATGATTTCCTTAGGGCGGTCATGAACACCCGGGTGATGAAGCTAACTATGAGATTTTTGGTGAACAAGGGTAAGACGAGATACCAGAATGACGCTTTTAGTATGTATCTAACCTTTTGATAATCTCCCACAGATATTGTGAGCTCAGATTACGATGACCAGCTGCGTCTGCTGCAAGAGCTCTGGTTCACTCCCTACTCCCGGGGACGTGGCATTATAGGGAGCTCCAGTTTCGAGCACGTTTTCATGGCCGAGATCCGGGACCAGAAGGTTCTGGGGCTGCACAATTGGCTTTACTTTGCCGATCAGGAGCAGCGCGGCAATGTGGACTATAAGGGCTGGATGAAGCACCAGGAAATGGGAAAGGTGAGGTGATAAGTTCATCAACTAGGTGTCATTCACACTTCCCAATAATAGCAATAATATTAACGAAATTATTCTCTAATAGCCCAAACAAATGCTTTTGAGTATCAGACACACGTTCTATAATATCCAAAAGCCCTACAACGGACTATTTGTGGGCACGTCGCCCGAGCTTGATATGAGCCTGTACACCGCCTGCTTCCTTACCACCCCGGAAAAGGAGCCCTGCCACATCCAGCTGGGTCACGTGAGTGCCTCCATATTCTCGTACGCCTGGGACTGGAAGGGAAAGCGCCTCATAGCCACCGCATATCCCGACGTATCCTAGGACCCAACCCTTCGGTCAAACACTCAGTAAATTTAAGTTATATTTGTGTGGCAGTACTACTACCTCATCATAAACACCAATCCTCCAAAGTCAAAGTCAAGTTCATTTTATTTTGGCACTTTatgagtgcttggctggttgTCGCTGGCAATTGACGAGCCTGTCTGTCAGGACATTCTGCTCCTATCTGGCCATCATTCTAGTTGTTTTGACAGCGTTGCGTGGTCCTGGGCCCGGGGCATTACATCATAAAGTTGTTTATTAGTTTTAACGTTAATAGTTATTACTTGTGGAAGTAAAGGAGTCACTTAGAGACTTAGAAACTTAGAATTTCTATGgattgtagttttttttgtttagttttagaCTCTGAAATATAAATAAGTTAAAGCTGGCCTAGGATAGCAAGGGAGCAAGGATATGATAGGGCAGCAGGGCAGCatgaaaaatggccaaaattgGGTCAGATTTTAGGTCGTcagttttttatacccttgcagagggtattataattttgtccaaaagtgtgcaacgcagtgaaggagacatctccgaccctataaagtatatatattcttgatcaggatcacctcctgagttgatatgagcatgtccgtctgtccgtctgtccgtctgtctgtttctacgcaaactagtctctcagttttaaagctatcgtcttgaaactttgcacacacccttctttcctttgcacgcagtatataagtcggaacggcccggatcggccgactatatcctatagctgccatataactgattgatcggaaatggtataactttggtgttttttgagttagagagttcaaatttgacatgagagctatttttggcaaaataatacgacatgccaaatttcataaggatcggccgactatatcctatagctgccatataactcaacgatcggaaatgacccaactttcgtgtttttgaagatagaaagctggaacttggtacagattatattttgatccatcctaccaaatttcataaggatcggccaactatatccgatgtttgcgatatatatccggttttagctgcaagggtatataaacttcggctccgcccgaagttagctttcctttcttgtttttaaatatgaaCCTATTCGTCGAGATAAAATCGGGAATGAAAACCATTTGTGGATCGGATAAGGCTTAGCCAAGTTATGGCTATATTCCTGAGGTAAATGAGGGCGAAAAACCTTGTGGACCACGTTAAGACTAAGGGGTGGCTAAAATGGATATTTTCCGACAccttttttgaaatatttaagctATTTAGCATCGGATGtcaaaacggaataccatgtACGAATCAAGGATGTAAGCAccttcgatctgcatcaaaatatgaaagAATCCGATGAATAAAATTTTGGGTAGATTTTTGGCCGAAATCATGATGTTGCCCCTTTGTAAAATGGCGAAAATTGGGTCCGATTTTAGTTAGCCTGTTTTTTAGTAAATATGAACCTGCTTGAAGAGTTAAGATCGGGAATGAAAACCATTTGTGGATCGGATAAGGCTTAGCCAAGTTATGGCTATATTCCTGAGGTAAATGAGGGCGAAAAACCTTGTGGACCACGTTAAGACTAAGGGGTGGCTAAAATGGATATTTTCCGACAccttttttgaaatatttaagctATTTAGCATCGGATGtcaaaacggaataccatgtACGAATCAAGGATGTAAGCAccttcgatctgcatcaaaatatgaaagAATCCGATGAATAAAATTTTGGGTAGATTTTTGGCCgaaatcatgatgttacccctttgtAAAATGGCGAAAATTGGGTCCGATTTTAGTTTGCCTGTTTTTTAGTAAATATGAACCTGCTTGAAGAGTTAAGATCGGGAATGAAAACCATTTGTGGATCGGATAAGGCTTAGCCAAGTTATGGCTATATTCCTGAGGTAAATGAGGGCGAAAAACCTTGTGGACCACGTTAAGACTAAGGGGTGGCTAAAATGGATATTTTCCGACACCTTTTTTGCAAGATTTAAGCTATTTAGCATCGGATGtcaaaacggaataccatgtACGAATCAAGGATGTAAGCAccttcgatctgcatcaaaatatgaaagAATCCGATGAATAAAATTTTGGGTAGATTTTTGGCCgaaatcatgatgttacccctttgtAAAATGGCGAAAATTGGGTCCGATTTTAGTTAGCCTGTTTTTTAGTAAATATGAACCTGCTTGAAGAGTTAAGATCGGGAATGAAAACCATTTGTGGATCGGATAAGGCTTAGCCAAGTTATGGCTATATTCCTGAGGTAAATGAGGGCGGAAAACCTTGTGGACCACGTTAAGACCAGGGGGCGTCTAAAATGGATATTTCCCGACcccattttttcaatatttaaccTATTTTGAATCGGATATggaaacggaataccatttacgaATCAGGGATGTGAGCACCTTCGATGTGCATCAAAAAATGGAAGAATGCGACGAATAAAATTTACCCGGGTAAGTATTAGAAAAGTAATTGCTGTTTTCCTGGAATACAAGAATAAAGGAGGAAAACCGCGTAGACTACGTTAGAACTGGTGCATAGTGCCATAATGACGAAACATATTTCTGTTTTCGCACCctattttcttaattaaagatcgatagttttaaattaatttatttgtaaaaaaacttgaatttcgtttaataatttattccggaacacatgagtcaaaagtacattatttatttttactgaaAAAATTTTTGCTGGAGAACTCGGTGCCACTATTCCTGATCTAGATCTAGATCGCGCTCGATGACGACTGTTTCGTTGGCAATGTCCCCCTGCTGCTGGATGGCGGCCGGAGCACTCGACTTCCTGGCCGTGATGATTGTGGTGTGGGCCGGTGACAAGCTCAACTCTTCCTCCTCGTCATCCGGGGAGCCTCCGCCTCCGTAGTCGGGCAGGAGGATGAAGGTCTCGCTGAGATCGGCTAGCTCGGAGCAGGTCTCGTCGTTGGAGGAGCGCATCAGGCTGGGGCTACTTATAGAGCCTTCCAGGGGCAGGGGGTCCTCGCAGTCGGGACTCCAGCTACTTCTTGCCGGCGGTGGTCGGGGCAGGCTGTTGTGGCAGAGTGGATTTGCCGCCGGCGACTGGTCCGACACCAGGAGCTGCTGACCCCACAGCTCCACTGCCCGAGCGCGGTTGTGGTCGGCTCGCAGCGGATACAGGGGCTGCTGGACCTGTTCCAGCTCCGGGAGATCCGGCTGCACCACCACCTCCTGCTGTGGCTGGCGGTGACGTGATGCCCGTTGTCGCCGCTGACGCAGGTGGCGATCGTTGGTAATCCACTCGCTGCTGGGGAGCTGCCTGGTAAGAGGGCTGCGGCTGAGTGGTCGCGGGGCCTGCTGGCGTGGCGTCATACTGGTATCCAGACTGTCCGTAATCGGTGGCTCCGTAGTCGTAGCCGGCCCCCGGATCCCCGTAGTCGTACTGTTGGCCCTCGTACTGCTGCTGGGCGTAGGCGTTGGGATCGTAGGCACTGGCATCGTACTGCTGCTGGTCGTAGGCGCTGTAGTCCGTGTTGTAGGCGGCCAGGTTGGCACTGCCGGCATTGCTGATGCTGCTTTCTGGCAGggattgctgctgctgtttctgctgctccgcctgctgctgctgctctgccTGCTCTCGCTCCCTCTCCCTCTCGCGCTCCCTTTCCCGCTTTTCCCGCTGCTCGCGTAGTTGCTGCAACTCGCGGTCTCTTTCCTCGCGCTCCCGTTGGcgctcctgctcctgttgttgctgctgctgctgcttttcgCCCAGGCCAAGGTTGTCCTTGAGATTCTCGTCATCGTTATCGTGGAGTCCATAGTCCGAGAGGAGTCCTTTGCCATTGCTAATGCTGCTCTTGCgacctgttgctgctgcggcaGCAATACTGGCTGCGGCAGTGGCTGCAGCAgaagctgttgctgctgctgatggtgttgCTGCAAGTGCGGCAACTGTTGCGGGATCTGAAGCTCCGTCCAGGACTCCGCCGGCTGCAGTGGAGTAGTCGTCGTCGCCGGCGCTGTTGTGTGGTTGTGCGGTGCTTTGTATGGGATCGATTGTGGTGCCATATGTGGCTGCCTGGTAGTCGTAAGCGGCTGTGTGGGTACAAGAAATTTAGAAATTTTGGTGGTTAGAGTGGCTCGCCAATCGAATGTTATCGAGTGTCTTAGGGTAAGGGGTGTAACAGTGTCTAAATCGGATTTGGGGCCTCATCCGGCTTCTCCGCTTCCTCGGTTTCGGGTTCCGGCTCTGATAATGAAATCAGTTGAGAATTAAACTCTCGttctgtgtatgtgtgtatcgCTCTAGGATTCTAATTGTTTTCCAAACTCTATAAACTTTACCTTTTCCAGGAACTAAGCTAGTATAATCATGTGGTGAGGTATCTAATTTACTCATATGCTCCTCATTACTCAACATGCGATTCGACAGATACTCTAGATTCGATTGTAGAGCAGATATTTCCTCTCTTTGCAGAGGAAAGAAGGTAAGACAGATAGAGGTTTTAGAAAGATAGAAGAAATAggaaaaatagaaagaaagagagaaagAAAAGAGACTATTAGTCGGATAGTGAATAAAACCTCTTACCgataatgttttcattaagTGCTCATCATCTCCCTGCATATCCTCAGAGCTCGGCTCTAAGGATCCTTGGTGCACTGGCAATTGTGACTTGTATTTGGCCCAGATTTGTCTGAGGCGTGACATCAGCTGCTCGTTTGTGGCACGTAGCTGTTGCTTCtccaaactttaaaaattataattaaataaatcagGTAAGTggtttttaaactaaaatttaCATTAATCCATATAGCAACATATTTAAACGTAATTTAGAAAATgaataacattttaaaaaataaagttttaaaaacttaactagAGTGATTTTTCCCTTAACCTTTATATTAAGAATATACCTTAAACTTAAGACTAAAACGTGGATTAAAAAAACACTATCAAAGCTTGGTTgtctgctcctcctcctcctcttcctcgTCCCGATCCCGCTGGCGATCCTGCTCCAGCTCCGCCAGTTGCTCATCAATGTGAGCCAGTTCCGGAGAAGTATCGTTATCCGTCTCCTTGACGAAGGTTTCATTGAGAGCATGGGCCACCGCATCCACCTCCTTGACAAAGGTATCGTTCAGCGAACGGGTGATCTTGTCCTGGACCTTCGGCTGCTTCGGAACTAGCCGCACATTCACATCCACCTTGACGGGAGGGCGTGGCTTCTTGTGGCAGCCATCGCGTTGCAACAGCTGCTCAAAGTAGAGCTTAGGCTTGATGCTGGCGCTCAGAGCATTGCTACCAGgacctcggcaggtggatgcTGCGGCGGCTTGTGccgcttctgctgctgctgccataCTCTCAGCATTCACTGTCAAGTTCTGGGCTTGACATGTGGGCTGACAATTGGAggcactgccactgctgctgatGGTCTGGTTCAAAACTAGATGCTGTTGCATCCAAGGCAACGGATCCGTTTTGGACGGATGACAGCACTCCGAGTGGcgatgatgttgctgctgttcgGCGGCAATGTTGCTGGTGCGGTGCGTTGGGTGTTGGTGGTGATGATGGTGGTGTGTGTCTAGGGTGAACTCATGGCCGTGACAAAGCATGCTCTTGCTGTGAGTGGTTTGTGTACGCGCTTTGCTGCCTgatgttgccgctgctgctgacGGTTGTTGCTGCCTGCTGGCGTTACGACTGCGGCAACATGCCTCGCTACcgttgctgccgctgctgctgcgtcTGCGCATTGTATGGCTGTGTCGCATGAAACTGGGGCAAAAGCATTTTGGCCTACTTGCCGCCAATGTTGCTTCTAttgctgatgttgttgctgttgctgtggcATCTTGAGGCCTGCTTCGGGGCTTCTTGTAGCTGGATAACTTTGGCAACGGTGGCATTTTGGCCAGTTCCTTAGCCAATCTCTCGTTGCTCCGGATTATATTCTGCAGGATCTCATCGCCAtcgacagcagcaacatcagcagccgTCACAGGAGCAACATCTCCTCCCAATTCGGCTATATCCAAATCAGGCAGCAAAATGAACTCGTTTGCGCTttcttttgttattgttggcaTTGTAGACactgttgctattgttgttgcagcTTCGGTCAAAGGTTCGTTTGTTGATGTTGTagtggctgttgctgctgctgttgttgttggcatcACACGATCGCAAATTGGTTCTAATTAGCGCGAAAAATTTTTGCATTGCAGGCAGGCAGCGAAAGAAAAGTTTGAAGAAGTACAAGTACAGCATGTTAATCCAGTCTCAAGCTAGGTCGAgatgtttatgttttgatatttttttttttgcttttgcttttgctttggtGTGGAACGAATCTCGAAAAAGAAAATTGGTGTCGGATACTGGTGGGAAAAACTTTGGTTGGCCTTGAATTTCATATTGCGCTGTGCGGTGGTTTccacatatatttttatgcttGTATGTCAAACAGAGTTTCAATCAAAAATTCACATATTCTCAACATTCTAAAGTGTTACTTGAGTAATTAATTGGTGATAGGCATAACTAATAATTTAAGTTCTTAACAATAACCATTGAGTAACATTATCAGTCATATTTACTTGTGCTTGTAGGTCGTATCCTCTAACTTGCCCGTCAGGGTCTTACACTCGCCCGTCAGTTTATCCATGAGTTGCTTCTGAGATGTTATCATTTCCTCAAGTTCATTTACCGTTTCCGCTACAAACAGACATTTAACGGTTTAGTTATAGGGCTTAAAAGCATATATTTTCGATATGGGCTTAAATGCAACACGCTACAGAAAAAAACTCATGGATAAACTATTGAACATCACTCTAAGGGCAATTTCGAATTGGAATTTTATGGGATTTGATTGAATGGAATGGAAATTTTCTTCAAGACACACACAGAAACGCATTACGAGCTTCAATAGGTTAACCAGAGTTTATAGGAAGGATAGTGACAGGATACTAAGGGGTGTTCATAGAAGAAAGAGTGTTCCATTGGAGATAGAGATTACCTTATGTACTTACCATGCTTATCCTGTAGCTCTGAGATTCGCTTGTCCAAATCCTTCTTGGTGGGTCGAACTTCGTTCTTCATTTCTCCGTAAGCCAGCTGTGAATTAAAGTTAGTATATCACTGAGACTTGGATCACCTTTAATGTCTTACCTCCTTCTCCAGGTTGGCTATCTCATCATTGAGACGCAGGACCTCCCTCTTGGAGTGCAGAAGATCGGCGTCCCCCCTATCGAGTCGCTGCCTCAAGGAGTTAATCTCCGCCGTGAGACGAGCTGCCTCTGTCTTGGTCTCCCTGGCAGCCCGGTCCAGCTGGAGCCGGAGCGAGGTGATCTCCTGCTCCAGGGACTGCTTCTCAGCATTCACCTGGGCCATGTCCGCCAAGAAGGTGGTCCTATTGGCTCTCAGCTCCATCTTAAGCTCCTCGATCTGTGAATTTCGACTCGCCACGTCCCGCTTGAGATCGGTTTCGTAACGCTTCTGGCGCTCTAAATCGAGCTGCAACTTGGCCACTTGCTCCCACTGACAGCTAAGATCTCCGCCCAGCTGGTCCACCTGGCTGTTGTAGCGTCTTTCGGCACTGGCCCGCTCCTCCGCCAGTCTTCGGGCCATCTCGTGCTGCAGCTCCCGCACCCGCTCATGCTGCCTGTCCAGCTCATCCCGGAGATGGCGGACCTCCAGCTCTGCCTGGGATCGCTCCATTTGGACAAGGTCGTT
The Drosophila bipectinata strain 14024-0381.07 chromosome 3R, DbipHiC1v2, whole genome shotgun sequence DNA segment above includes these coding regions:
- the LOC108129912 gene encoding serologically defined colon cancer antigen 8 homolog isoform X2; the encoded protein is MKADNFLKYGAPLYNSKSVRSHSQSQPQGSHIGNIANLTSSSLLTSDDLRHLTQHRSAGYSDRESIASVSSAGGRIKRRSRNFPMKSSKGISKKSKTMDYTNYAYNEAVGRLKVMLADNSYVAPKLGGATSSYLRNFNEDSGDNFSDNLSVIERPVFSDISKYLSPSQKSRMTSYRPKKSYTSGYISSSKENLASNPVIYPSSSVPAAPLPAESVPAPVEIFSFIEKQEDYIEQLEKESKYCRNELTNLLGKVKDVINENEQLTENARSELVALGSGKSQPVVATTSPSSDSDEHLVYGSGRKTPTTPRKGGSKVAQVQSPRYASAPNIVYEARISELEAELMQASIDLRRLRTENEELKRKLSHTDPLSTVATLTGGANCELHRKQLESLQQDKLNLEESVRHLQRLLDEAKAQSQGSASSKRYINDLVQMERSQAELEVRHLRDELDRQHERVRELQHEMARRLAEERASAERRYNSQVDQLGGDLSCQWEQVAKLQLDLERQKRYETDLKRDVASRNSQIEELKMELRANRTTFLADMAQVNAEKQSLEQEITSLRLQLDRAARETKTEAARLTAEINSLRQRLDRGDADLLHSKREVLRLNDEIANLEKELAYGEMKNEVRPTKKDLDKRISELQDKHAETVNELEEMITSQKQLMDKLTGECKTLTGKLEDTTYKHKEEISALQSNLEYLSNRMLSNEEHMSKLDTSPHDYTSLVPGKAAYDYQAATYGTTIDPIQSTAQPHNSAGDDDYSTAAGGVLDGASDPATVAALAATPSAAATASAAATAAASIAAAAATGRKSSISNGKGLLSDYGLHDNDDENLKDNLGLGEKQQQQQQQEQERQREREERDRELQQLREQREKREREREREREREQAEQQQQAEQQKQQQQSLPESSISNAGSANLAAYNTDYSAYDQQQYDASAYDPNAYAQQQYEGQQYDYGDPGAGYDYGATDYGQSGYQYDATPAGPATTQPQPSYQAAPQQRVDYQRSPPASAATTGITSPPATAGGGGAAGSPGAGTGPAAPVSAASRPQPRSGSGAVGSAAPGVGPVAGGKSTLPQQPAPTTAGKK